One Kribbella sp. NBC_00662 genomic region harbors:
- a CDS encoding MmcQ/YjbR family DNA-binding protein translates to MLDADDVRRIALSFPETVEKKRWGHPTFDVAGRMFVTVPDDQTSFAVRCPRLEREELIAAEPEKFWVPKHEAGSNWVRARLAALEDADELHDILLDSWQQVAPPGLADVSG, encoded by the coding sequence GTGCTGGACGCAGACGACGTACGACGGATCGCGCTGTCCTTCCCGGAGACGGTGGAGAAGAAGCGCTGGGGACACCCGACGTTCGACGTCGCCGGGCGGATGTTCGTCACGGTTCCGGACGACCAGACGTCGTTCGCGGTCCGGTGTCCCCGGCTGGAACGCGAGGAGTTGATCGCGGCGGAACCCGAGAAGTTCTGGGTGCCGAAGCACGAGGCGGGCTCGAACTGGGTTCGGGCCCGCCTCGCCGCGCTCGAGGACGCCGACGAGCTGCACGACATCCTGCTCGACTCGTGGCAGCAGGTCGCGCCGCCGGGTCTAGCTGACGTATCTGGGTGA